The DNA window CTCGGCCTTCATCGGGATGATCTCCAGCGGATCGTCCCAGCCGTGGCTGACGTGCTTGTAGAACTCCTTGTACTCCTCGTCGCTGACCTCGCTCTTGGGGCGGGTCCACAGCGCCTTCATGGAGTTGAGGGTCTGCTCCTCGAGAATCGTCTTCTCGGTTTTGTCCTCGCCCTCCCCTTCGGTGACGGTCCGCTCGACCTGCATACGCACCGGCCAGGCGATGAAGTCCGAGTACTTCTTGACGATCTCGCGGAGTTTCCACTCCAGCGTGTAATCGAAGAGGTGATCGTCCTCGTCGGCGGGCTTGAGATGCAGTGCGACCGTGGTGCCCTGTGGGGCGTCATCGAGGGTCTCGATGGTGTAGGTCGACTGGCCCTCGGACGCCCAGCGGGTGCCCTCGGTCTCGCCCGCCTTGCGGGTGGTCAGCGTCACCTTGTCGGCGACCATGAAGGTCGAATAGAAGCCGATGCCGAATTGGCCGATCAGCTCCTCGGCGGCCGCCTCGGACTTGGCGTCGTTGAGCTTCTTGCGCAGCTCCGCGGTACCGGATTTGGCGAGTGTGCCGATCAGATCGACCACCTCGGCGCGCGACATGCCGATGCCGTTGTCCATGACCGTCAGGATCCGGTTGTCCTTGTCGACCGCCAGCTCGATATGCAGATCGGCGGTGTCGACGTGCAGATCCTTATCGCGGAAGGACTCCAGCCGCAGCTTGTCGAGCGCGTCGGAAGCGTTCGAGATCAGCTCCCGGAGGAACGTGTCCTTGTTGGAGTAGACCGAATGGATCATCAGCTCGAGCAGCTGATGGGTTTCTGCCTGGAACTCGAGTTGTTCGACGTGCTCAGTCACGACGCGATAGTACGACGGCCGAAATCGGCGAGGCCAGGAACCTCGCGGTCCGCGCAGTGCTGGACAGGTTCGCCGGGTGTTCCGGGCTTGGGTTTCATCCACTCGCGCAGCACCATGGTGGCGCGCACATCGTCCTCGTTGTACTCGAGCAGCCGGGTGCGCTGGCCGAGATCGGGCTCGCCCGCATAGCCGACGGCCAGCCGATACCAGCTCATCGACGCCTCGCCGCCCGCCTCGGGATCGCGCCAGGCGAATCCGGCCACCGGCGCGATCTTCTTGAGCCCTTTGCCGTTCGGGCAGATGAACTGGTCGGAGACGGCCTGGAACATATCCACCCACTGCGGTCCGTCGACGAACGCGCGGACCTGATCGACCGTCGGCACCCCCGGCCGGCCGGCGAACCGGCGCGCGGATTCGTAGAGCCACTTGTCCTCGGCGGTGCGCGAATAGCAGTAGGCGGCGAAGGTTTTTCCGGCCGCGACGGCCTCGGCACGCACGGTCATCAGCCAGGTCCAGAACTCGCCGAAGGAGCGGCCCTCATCCTCGGTGGGCAGCGGATCCCAGGTGACGAACGGGCGGTACACGCCGTCGAGCAGCGTGCCCCACAGATATGCGCCGTACTCCTGGAAGCTCTCCAGATCGACATCGACCTCGACATCGGCCCGGCGCACCCACACCCGTTCGACCCGGCGGACCAGCGGCGCACCCGCGAGCCAGGCCCGCGCGGTCACCACCGCCTCGTCGAACGGACCGTGCTGCCAATCTTCCGGATCGTCACCGACCCAGGCCGCCAGATCGTCGATGGACTCGACGCCGTGCCCGCGCAGCACCTCCGCGCGGGAGCCCGGCGCCACCAGGCTCACATCCCGGTGTTCGGTCAGCCAGCCCTCGCAGCTCTGTCCGGCGAACGCGCCTTCGTCGTCGGGCGCATTGCGGGTCCACCACGGGCACTGCCTGCATTCGGGGACCTTCGACGGAACGGTCGGCAATTCCCCGCGCACCACCGCGACTCGATCGGCGTAACGCCGGTCGTAATCGTCGAGCAGCGGGCCGAGATCGTGTACCAGGATCTTGTCGAAGCTATAACCGATCACGCCGCCGACCAGCGCCGGACTGGCCAGCCCGTGCCGCTGCAGCATCCGGTACAGATGCGCGAGCCGCTGCTGATCGCGAGGCTGCTGACGCAGCTTGCGATGCGGATCCGGTTGCGGATCCCAGTGATACGGATCCGAGGTGGTCGGGTGGAAGTCGGCCGGTTCGGGCTGGCGCGGGTCGGTCACCTTGTGGTTGACCACGATCACCGGGATGTAGCCGCCGCGATCGCCGTCGCGCAGCAGAATCTCCGCGCCGCCGCGGCGTCCGGTATCCGGCTCCTGCGGCAGCAATCCGCCCCAGATGTGTTGTGCGCCTTCGGCACATGCGCGCATGGTGGCCGCGGCCCGCTCCCCTGCGCGCAACGTCGGATCGATCACCACCCAGTTGTCCGGATCCGCGGCGATGAGCGCCTCGCGCACCTGGGTGCGGTGCGCCGTCGCGGCCTCCCGGCGCTGGCGGACCCCGGCATCTTCGGACACCCCGGTGAGCAGCCCGGGATTAGCCGCGTTCAGATGCAATCGATGACGACAGCCGATCAGAGCTCTGGCATCGACGAACGCCGTCGGCCCATCGTTCACCTCGGCCTGCCGCTCGTCGGCGCCGCCTTCGTGATTGCGACCGTCGCGGTCACCGATGCCCGAATACACATACGCAGTATGGTCCAGACCCCTGACAACTCCGCGAACCGCATGACACAAGGTCTGCGACAGGCCAAGTCGCGCGCTCACCCACTCGCAGCCCCCACCATGGACCCGATAGGGTAACGGCGACACTGTGACATGGGCGGACGGGCGTAACCCGACGTCGTACAGCCATGGCGAACCAGCAATACGGAGGGCCTTCGATGGGGTTGTTCACGAAGCGCAAGCGGCGACCGAGCCGTAGGGCCGAGGCGAAAGCCCTCAAGCACAAGGCCGCCATGGAGGCGAAACTCGGCGCCAGGAACGACCGCAAGGCCCACCGCGCGGAGGCCCGCACCCAGCGCAAGGTCGCCAAGGCCCAGATCTCCGCACTGCAGGCGGAGGAGAAGGCCGCGCTCAAGGTGGCCGCCAAGGCCGAGCGGGATCCGTTCACCGCGAGCCAGGTCCGCAAATACCTCGGTGTCGCCCGTGTGCTCGTGCCCGTGCTCGCCCCGCTGGCCTATCGCGCCGCGACCTTCATCCGCGGCCAGATCGATACCCGCCGTGCGCATCAGCTCGGTATCGGCGTCGAACAGCTCGGTGACTTCAGCGGCCACGGCGGTCGCCTGCAGGCGCGGATCTCCAGCACCGAAGCCACGCTGGACAAGATCGGCGCGCAGTCCGGTGACAAGGTGAGCAAGGGCGAGACGCAGAAATTCGTCAGCGCCACCCAGGATCGACTCGGCAACCTGACCGCGGCGATTCGGACCGCGGAACAGATGCCTGCGCCACGCAGGCGCACCGTGCACGCGTCGATCTCGAACGAGCTGTCCGGGATCGAGGCGGACGTGTTGGCCCGCCTCGGCGTCAACTGAGCTGAGCCGAACGATGCGCACCGGTCCGACTAGCAGCAGCCCGCGTGGCTGTCTGGTAGGCGGCATGGTCGGGGCGCTCGCCGTTGCCGCGCATGGTGCGGCCGGCGGCGGATATCCGGATTCGACCGAGTCGGCTCTGCTGCTGCTCATTTCGATGCTGACGGGTTGGCTCGCGGCCAGCGGAACCGTCCGGAACGGCGCGCGCGCGGCCACACCGGGTCGTGCGACCATGTTCGCCCAGCTCGCGCTGGGTCAGCTCGCCGGGCACGCGGTGTTGTCCGGACTCATCGACCACTCGCATGCCCACCCTCCGCAGCACCTGAGCGCTGTCTATCTGCCAACCGGCTGGATGTTGGTGGCGCATCTGATCGCGACAGTCGGCTGCGTCGTGCTGATCCGGTTGGCCGAGCGGCTCTACGCGGTCGCGTCCAGCGTCGTGCACGCGGTCTCGGCCACGGTGTCCGCACCGCGTATCACCGGACCGATCCGCTGGTCGAATCCCGGTCCGCGGCACTACAGCTTTCATCCGAGCGGCGCGATCGGCCCGCGCGCGCCACCGGTGTCGGCCTGACCCGCCACACCCAAACCCTTTCGGACAGAAAGCAGTTCACTCATGCGCACGCAGATCTCGCGCGCCTGCACGGCCGCAGCCGCCGCCGGCCTCATGCTCCTCGCGGGCGGCACCGCCTCCGCACACGTCACCGCCGACGCGCCGGGCGCGACCCAGGGCAGTTACTCGGTGATCACCTTCAAAGTCCCCACGGAATCGGCGACCGCGAACACCACCGCGCTGACCGTCACCCTGCCCAACCTCGAGAGCGCCCGCACCGAACCCATCCCGGGCTGGAGCTCCAAGGTCGACCACAACGACAAGGCCGAGGCCACCTCGGTCACCTGGACCGCCGATCCCGGCGCGCCCGGCGTCGGTCCCGGACAGTTCCAGCGCTTCGTGCTGTCGGTGGGCCCGCTGCCGACGCAGCACGAGGTCAGTCTCCCGGCCACGCAGACCTACAGCGACGGCAAGGTCGTGAAGTGGGACCAGCCGATGGGCACGGACGGCTCCGAGCCCGAGCACCCCGCGCCGACGCTCACCCTCGCGGCGGCCAAGGGCGGTGGCGACGATCACCACGTCGACAGCGAAGCCGCCGAGACGTCGAACGAGACCGATGACACCGCACGCTGGCTCGGCGGTATCGGCCTCGCGCTCGGTCTGCTCGGCGTCGCCCTCGGTGTCGGCAATGTGATTCGCGGACGGCGGGCATGAGCGGCCGTGCGCCGCGCCGCCTGATCGCCGGATTGATCGCTGGTCTGCTCTTCCTCGGCGCGGGCGCACTCGCCGCCGGAACCGCCGCGGCGCATTCGGCACCGGTCAGCAGTGTGCCCGCCGATGGCGCGAACATCGAGACCGGCCCGGAGCGGGTCAGCATCACCTTCAACGAGCCGCTGCAGGAGAGCTTTCCGGCGCTCACCGTGGTCGGTCCCGACGGCAACCTGTGGTCCAAGGGCGATCCGACCGTGGACGGCCCGACCGTCAGCGTCCCGGTCGGCGAACTCGGCCCGACCGGCGTCTACAAGATCGGGTACCGGGTCACCTCCGCCGACGGACATCCGGTCAAGGGTGAGCGGACCTTCACACTCACCAAGGCGGGCAACGGTACGCCGGGCCCGAAGGCCGACAGTCAGCACAACTCCGGCGGCAAGGACGATTCCGGCGGAGTTCCACTGTGGGTCTTCATCATCGGCGCTGTCGTATTGTTCGGCGGTGGACTCGCGTTCGCCCTGTACGGCGGCAGGGGCCGGAAACCGCAGCAGTGAGACCGCAAGCACCGGTGCGGAGGGCGCAGCGGTGAACAAGGGACAGCGGACGACCGGCGGCTCGAACGCGCAGGCGTTGCTGCTGGTCGTCCCGGCCGGTCTGCTCGGCGTGGCCCTCGCCCTGATCCTGGCCGTACCGGCGCCCGCCGAGACCGAGGCCGTCGTCCGGGTAATCGCGGACTGCGCCGGAGCGACCGTGCTCGGCCTGGCCGCGCTACCCCGGTTGCACGATCGGCTGCGGCCGCCGTGGCGGGCACTCGCGGTGCTGGCCGGGATCTGGTGCGTCACCGAATTCACGGTGCTCGTCTTCGAGGCGGCCGGGGTCGTCGGTGTGCCGGTCGGCAAGCTGACGGGCGGACAGTTCGGCAATTTCCTCGTCGAGATCAGCGGCGGTCAGGTCGGCATCGCCGTGCTGGTCGGCACCGGTGCGGTCGCCTGCTACTCGACGTTGGCATTCCGGCGACCGGAGACCGCGTCGACCGATCTGGTGCTGGTCTTCGCCGCGGTGGCGCTGGCGCTGCGGCCGATCACCGGGCATATGTCGCAGCAGCCGTTCGGCTCGGTGCTGGCCGCGGTGCACGCACTGGCCGCGGCGGCCTGGCTCGGGCTGTTGGTGGCGCTGGCGCTGGTGGTCCGCACACGCGGCGAGTGGGCGGTGGCGCTGCCGAGGTATTCGGCGGTGGCGCTGCCGCTGGTCGGCGTCGTCGCGGTCACCGGCATCGTCAACGGGCTGGTGCGGGTCGGCGGGATCACGCCATTCGTGACGACCGGCTACGGCCGCATTCTGCTCGCGAAAACCCTGGTGCTGGTTGGTTTGCTGGCCCTGGGCTGGTGGTGGCGGCGCAGCTGGGTGCCGATCGCGACCAACCATCGGATGTTGGCCGAATCGTCGCTGCGGCGGGCGGTCATCGAGGTCGTGGTGATGTCCGTGGCGTTCGGTCTGGCGGCGACACTCGCGGTCACCGCCTGATGCTTGCTGATGCAAGCAGACAGATAGCACCCGCCGATCCCGTCGTGGTAACCCGTTACAGTTGGGCCCATGACCGTAGTGAAGATCGTCGAGGACTGCGCGGCGACGGCCGAAACCGCATTCGCCTATGTCAACGACTACCGGAACCTGTCGCGCTTCATCACCGAGGTCCAGGACTTCACTCCGATCACCGAACAGGTCGAGGGCGTCGGGGCGACCTTCGACGGCACCATCAAGCTCGGTCCCGCCGCGCTGCATTCCCGCCTCCAGGTCGTGCGGTGGGAAGAGAACTTCGCGATCGCGGTGAAGTCGATCAAGGGGTTCGAGATCGAATCCACCTTCCTTTTCCACGACAAGGGCGCGGACACCTGCACGGTCGACGCGATCGTCGACTACCGCGTGTCCGGCGGTATCGCGGGCAAGGTGCTCGGCAAGACCATCGAGCCATTCGTGAAGATCGCGGTCAAGCACTCCACGCACAACCTGACCACCCAGATCTCCGAATTCCACGTCAGCAGACAGGGCTGAGGCCCATCGAGGGGCGACTTGTCCGGACGGCCCACCGGCGAGGATGCTGTTCACATGGCTGAACGCACGACTCCGACGCTGCCGCAGCGCATCGCCTACATCTGCGGGCGCACGCTGCCGGAATCGATGTCGGAGTGGGTGCGCAACGACCTGACCGGACCGGGTGCGGCACGGCGCTACCTGATGCGCTTCCTCATTCCGATGATTCCGGTTCTGAGCCTGTTCCTGCTGGTACCGGGGCCGAAATGGATGGGTGCGGCGATGATGGCCCTGCTGTATCTGCCGCTGATCTATTTCACCGCGGCGCTGATGTACGTGTATCGCAGATCGCGGCTG is part of the Nocardia sp. NBC_00565 genome and encodes:
- a CDS encoding DUF6474 family protein, which translates into the protein MGLFTKRKRRPSRRAEAKALKHKAAMEAKLGARNDRKAHRAEARTQRKVAKAQISALQAEEKAALKVAAKAERDPFTASQVRKYLGVARVLVPVLAPLAYRAATFIRGQIDTRRAHQLGIGVEQLGDFSGHGGRLQARISSTEATLDKIGAQSGDKVSKGETQKFVSATQDRLGNLTAAIRTAEQMPAPRRRTVHASISNELSGIEADVLARLGVN
- a CDS encoding TM0106 family RecB-like putative nuclease, with protein sequence MNDGPTAFVDARALIGCRHRLHLNAANPGLLTGVSEDAGVRQRREAATAHRTQVREALIAADPDNWVVIDPTLRAGERAAATMRACAEGAQHIWGGLLPQEPDTGRRGGAEILLRDGDRGGYIPVIVVNHKVTDPRQPEPADFHPTTSDPYHWDPQPDPHRKLRQQPRDQQRLAHLYRMLQRHGLASPALVGGVIGYSFDKILVHDLGPLLDDYDRRYADRVAVVRGELPTVPSKVPECRQCPWWTRNAPDDEGAFAGQSCEGWLTEHRDVSLVAPGSRAEVLRGHGVESIDDLAAWVGDDPEDWQHGPFDEAVVTARAWLAGAPLVRRVERVWVRRADVEVDVDLESFQEYGAYLWGTLLDGVYRPFVTWDPLPTEDEGRSFGEFWTWLMTVRAEAVAAGKTFAAYCYSRTAEDKWLYESARRFAGRPGVPTVDQVRAFVDGPQWVDMFQAVSDQFICPNGKGLKKIAPVAGFAWRDPEAGGEASMSWYRLAVGYAGEPDLGQRTRLLEYNEDDVRATMVLREWMKPKPGTPGEPVQHCADREVPGLADFGRRTIAS
- a CDS encoding CopD family protein, which translates into the protein MNKGQRTTGGSNAQALLLVVPAGLLGVALALILAVPAPAETEAVVRVIADCAGATVLGLAALPRLHDRLRPPWRALAVLAGIWCVTEFTVLVFEAAGVVGVPVGKLTGGQFGNFLVEISGGQVGIAVLVGTGAVACYSTLAFRRPETASTDLVLVFAAVALALRPITGHMSQQPFGSVLAAVHALAAAAWLGLLVALALVVRTRGEWAVALPRYSAVALPLVGVVAVTGIVNGLVRVGGITPFVTTGYGRILLAKTLVLVGLLALGWWWRRSWVPIATNHRMLAESSLRRAVIEVVVMSVAFGLAATLAVTA
- a CDS encoding YcnI family copper-binding membrane protein, which codes for MRTQISRACTAAAAAGLMLLAGGTASAHVTADAPGATQGSYSVITFKVPTESATANTTALTVTLPNLESARTEPIPGWSSKVDHNDKAEATSVTWTADPGAPGVGPGQFQRFVLSVGPLPTQHEVSLPATQTYSDGKVVKWDQPMGTDGSEPEHPAPTLTLAAAKGGGDDHHVDSEAAETSNETDDTARWLGGIGLALGLLGVALGVGNVIRGRRA
- a CDS encoding copper resistance CopC family protein — encoded protein: MSGRAPRRLIAGLIAGLLFLGAGALAAGTAAAHSAPVSSVPADGANIETGPERVSITFNEPLQESFPALTVVGPDGNLWSKGDPTVDGPTVSVPVGELGPTGVYKIGYRVTSADGHPVKGERTFTLTKAGNGTPGPKADSQHNSGGKDDSGGVPLWVFIIGAVVLFGGGLAFALYGGRGRKPQQ
- a CDS encoding DUF5313 family protein translates to MAERTTPTLPQRIAYICGRTLPESMSEWVRNDLTGPGAARRYLMRFLIPMIPVLSLFLLVPGPKWMGAAMMALLYLPLIYFTAALMYVYRRSRLVKHGLDPALADSAARKRGESERLAYERRHGRA
- a CDS encoding SRPBCC family protein → MTVVKIVEDCAATAETAFAYVNDYRNLSRFITEVQDFTPITEQVEGVGATFDGTIKLGPAALHSRLQVVRWEENFAIAVKSIKGFEIESTFLFHDKGADTCTVDAIVDYRVSGGIAGKVLGKTIEPFVKIAVKHSTHNLTTQISEFHVSRQG